The window TCTCTCTGGATCGGGATCGACTGCGGCGGGGACTTCCAATTCGGAACCGTTTGATAGTTTTGGCCTCCCTGAGTCGATGCTCCCTCTCTTCTCGTTCGCGCTCCCTGTTGCGAGGCTTCGGTGGCTTGGGCCCGAAACTGTCCGGGGACAAGCTCCTCTCTCGGCTGGGGCTGCGGGAGCGAGGAGTGCGACTTCTCCGGTGTCGAGGACTCCGGGGACTCGGTCGGTTGAACTGCGGCATGACTCAAGCGACTGCACCGGACTAATATCTCGGATAAATGTATTCCAAAGACAAATGAAGGTACCCAGGAAAGCTGTGTTGCTACTCTGGTACGGCCAGTCGACAGAGTACATCCAAATCCGGAAGTGGTGCGTCAGTTTCGTCGTAATTTCCGGAAGTCATGTACAATGTTCTGTCTGTTATTTTAAGTAAACTGGTGCTTTCACACCCGGGCCCTAATGATACATAAAGTTTTTTCTAACTATATAAATTAATCATTTAAGAAATAACATctacatagaaaatgaatgaatttcttTTAAGACGAGCCAATACTTTTTTATAAGCAAGATTGACAAAGAGGAAGTTACCGTGACGTTTTCCGTCGAGAGAGAGAACTTTGAAGTTAAAAAACGTCAGtgcttgtattttatttgaagAAGCATGACCACAATCTAAACCGTTTATTAAATGGTCTTACACGGAGGCTGGGATCTGTTTCGTCATTAAGAGGCAGGCGCGGTGATCCTTTTGACAAGTGGCGCTCCGTCTGCTGTTAGCCATTGTGTAGCCAAGCGGCTAGCACATtagctgtaaaaaaacaacaaaacaacgcTCATCTCTTTATGCAGACGGAAGACAAAAAAGGCGCAGGTAAGCGCGTTTTGTGATTCTATATTTGGAAGATTTGTCATGCAATTATGCGGTAAGCGGAGTGCATTAACGGTGGTGCATTTTTTAGCATCTAACACGCTAACGAGCTGTCATATAATCTAGGCCCGCCTTGTCCTATTGTTCCTATGGAAAATAAATCAGCATTATAAACATACGATTGTACAATGAGCTTTCCGATAACATATACAAATGTTATGTTGTCTTAAAATATCCCTATCAATGCTACAGCTTGACTAAAAGCAAACGTCACTTCTTGCGTTGGTAATTAGGTGGATCAAAACACATGCGTCGGTGACGAACAAAACCTAATATAACTGTACATAAAATGTTGAGCAGTGAAATGGTGGCAGCTGTTAAACGTGTAAAAGCATTTAGAGGACACAATTGAATGCACCAGCCAATTGAACTGACAAATTGTGATTGTTTTCATTCTCTCCCAGCAGCCATGCAGACCCTGAAGCTGATCTCTGCAACTGACCCGCAGTATTCCGCCACTTTGCTCAAAGCGATGAATGAGCAACGATACACCGGATTATTTTGCGACGTCACCATCATCATCCAAGACAGGAAGTTCCAAGCCCACAAGACAATCCTGTCGGCATCAAGTACATATTTCCACCAGCTTTTCGTCATGGCCGGGCAGGTCATAGAGCTGAACTTTCTCCGAGCAGAGATCTTTGAGCACATTCTTAATTTCATTTACAGCTCCAAGATCGTACGGATACGCTCGGACTTATTAGAGGAGCTCATCTCGGCCGGGCAGACGCTCGGGGTCAAGTTCATTGCCAAGCTGGCGACGCCCCTCTCACAAGTCAAGGGTCTGCCTGGTTTGTCCAAGGAGGATGAAACCCGGGATGAATCATCATCTGAGATGGTAATGCCTATCATCTCAGAGTCCTTCTCAATATCTGCGGAGGAGTTCAGCAAACCAGCAGATCATGAAGCCGACTCGGACGACGACGTTATGTTTGTCTCGCAGACGGACGTGAAATCCAGAGTCTCGGGGGAGGTCATTGATTTGGAAACGGTGGATTCAGTTGAGAAGGAGCCTTGCAAAGAACCCGCAGATCCAGCAGGGGATCCAAAGCTTCTTGACAGCAGCCCTCTGCGCAGTCCGGACAGCAGCTCCAATAACTCAAATTCCCTGGCCAGGGTGTCCTCTGGAAGTACTGCCAGCATGACCAGCGGCATCACCCCCGAGCTCCAGAGTGCCTCTCAGTCGTGTGGAACCAGCACGGTGATGGGGGACAACACAGACATACTGGGAGTCCACAAAAAGCAAGTTTTCTCTTCCCCTCAACAAGGAGATGCTAAAATCAGGCTGCTGGACATCTCGGAAAGAAACGTTGTCAAACCGACAACAACCAAAAAGACGGTAACACTCAATGCA of the Dunckerocampus dactyliophorus isolate RoL2022-P2 chromosome 11, RoL_Ddac_1.1, whole genome shotgun sequence genome contains:
- the zbtb33 gene encoding transcriptional regulator Kaiso isoform X1, translating into MQTEDKKGAAAMQTLKLISATDPQYSATLLKAMNEQRYTGLFCDVTIIIQDRKFQAHKTILSASSTYFHQLFVMAGQVIELNFLRAEIFEHILNFIYSSKIVRIRSDLLEELISAGQTLGVKFIAKLATPLSQVKGLPGLSKEDETRDESSSEMVMPIISESFSISAEEFSKPADHEADSDDDVMFVSQTDVKSRVSGEVIDLETVDSVEKEPCKEPADPAGDPKLLDSSPLRSPDSSSNNSNSLARVSSGSTASMTSGITPELQSASQSCGTSTVMGDNTDILGVHKKQVFSSPQQGDAKIRLLDISERNVVKPTTTKKTVTLNAATEIDSISPNCKVYANIGENTYDIVPVKEDPGEGGSKSNKGKRSIPEIPENLKVGPNKKKSKSELDDHYELIMDGKAFYVCVVCKRPYVCLTSLRRHFNTHSWEKKYPCRYCDKVFPLAEYRTKHEIQHTGERRYQCLMCSGTFLNYQLLSNHCKQVHNQDPSGRKAKEDGEDNLYRLLPAKTVQMKPYSWTTDGAAIPFISEDGSVHHVPPRHEEVIHPPVQNRMLHWDNLFVESQEQMLMGGQGRPPMNARPSQGKAEYGFTIPETY
- the zbtb33 gene encoding transcriptional regulator Kaiso isoform X3: MQTLKLISATDPQYSATLLKAMNEQRYTGLFCDVTIIIQDRKFQAHKTILSASSTYFHQLFVMAGQVIELNFLRAEIFEHILNFIYSSKIVRIRSDLLEELISAGQTLGVKFIAKLATPLSQVKGLPGLSKEDETRDESSSEMVMPIISESFSISAEEFSKPADHEADSDDDVMFVSQTDVKSRVSGEVIDLETVDSVEKEPCKEPADPAGDPKLLDSSPLRSPDSSSNNSNSLARVSSGSTASMTSGITPELQSASQSCGTSTVMGDNTDILGVHKKQVFSSPQQGDAKIRLLDISERNVVKPTTTKKTVTLNAATEIDSISPNCKVYANIGENTYDIVPVKEDPGEGGSKSNKGKRSIPEIPENLKVGPNKKKSKSELDDHYELIMDGKAFYVCVVCKRPYVCLTSLRRHFNTHSWEKKYPCRYCDKVFPLAEYRTKHEIQHTGERRYQCLMCSGTFLNYQLLSNHCKQVHNQDPSGRKAKEDGEDNLYRLLPAKTVQMKPYSWTTDGAAIPFISEDGSVHHVPPRHEEVIHPPVQNRMLHWDNLFVESQEQMLMGGQGRPPMNARPSQGKAEYGFTIPETY
- the zbtb33 gene encoding transcriptional regulator Kaiso isoform X2; this encodes MQTEDKKGAAMQTLKLISATDPQYSATLLKAMNEQRYTGLFCDVTIIIQDRKFQAHKTILSASSTYFHQLFVMAGQVIELNFLRAEIFEHILNFIYSSKIVRIRSDLLEELISAGQTLGVKFIAKLATPLSQVKGLPGLSKEDETRDESSSEMVMPIISESFSISAEEFSKPADHEADSDDDVMFVSQTDVKSRVSGEVIDLETVDSVEKEPCKEPADPAGDPKLLDSSPLRSPDSSSNNSNSLARVSSGSTASMTSGITPELQSASQSCGTSTVMGDNTDILGVHKKQVFSSPQQGDAKIRLLDISERNVVKPTTTKKTVTLNAATEIDSISPNCKVYANIGENTYDIVPVKEDPGEGGSKSNKGKRSIPEIPENLKVGPNKKKSKSELDDHYELIMDGKAFYVCVVCKRPYVCLTSLRRHFNTHSWEKKYPCRYCDKVFPLAEYRTKHEIQHTGERRYQCLMCSGTFLNYQLLSNHCKQVHNQDPSGRKAKEDGEDNLYRLLPAKTVQMKPYSWTTDGAAIPFISEDGSVHHVPPRHEEVIHPPVQNRMLHWDNLFVESQEQMLMGGQGRPPMNARPSQGKAEYGFTIPETY